From a single Paraburkholderia edwinii genomic region:
- a CDS encoding efflux transporter outer membrane subunit → MAFDFSDARPSHALETTGSESSSPARVRLGRTVGIAPALILAAALAGCAVGPDYVKPTENLAPFHNRIETDQQAKTPAPPLDTWWTGFNDPMLVTIVQRALAENLDLAASIARVQQARAAASAAGAQLLPTVDLDAAASIEHQSTVSPFGSLAKTFPGYSRDQREYTVGAAASWEIDLFGGLRRDAAAARNEAQAAEADQLGTRVTVAADAADAYMQIRGFQARLAVAQDQIDTDTRLLELVRVRRRAGSATEREIAQADALLKQARTIVPTLRIQLEAQLNRLDVLMGAQPGTYAKELSQPGEIPAIPSIDDSSQPLDVLRRRPDVIAAERRLAASNERIGAALSDYYPKISISGLLGVDSITSGDLFTSRAFQPAITGGLRWRLFDFGKVDAEVADARGSNAQALAQYRQTVLKAAEDVENAFTTLTQTEARRHELEDEVAALQKSRDLSERAYKAGAITLTDVLDADRELLFARDDLDGTRADAARAAVTTFRALGGGWKVDAVPQLASGDGAKKADPAH, encoded by the coding sequence ATGGCTTTCGATTTCTCTGATGCGAGGCCGTCGCACGCTTTGGAAACGACGGGCTCCGAATCATCGTCGCCGGCGCGTGTCCGGCTCGGCCGTACCGTCGGCATCGCACCCGCGCTGATTCTCGCCGCGGCGCTAGCGGGCTGCGCCGTTGGGCCGGACTACGTGAAGCCGACCGAAAACCTCGCGCCGTTCCATAACCGGATCGAGACCGACCAGCAGGCGAAAACCCCGGCCCCGCCGCTCGATACCTGGTGGACTGGCTTCAACGATCCGATGCTTGTCACGATTGTCCAGCGAGCGCTGGCGGAAAACCTCGATCTCGCGGCCTCGATCGCACGCGTGCAGCAGGCTCGCGCGGCCGCGTCGGCGGCAGGCGCGCAACTGCTGCCAACGGTGGACCTCGACGCGGCGGCGTCGATCGAACATCAAAGCACGGTCAGCCCGTTCGGCTCGCTCGCGAAGACGTTCCCCGGCTACTCGCGCGATCAGCGCGAGTACACGGTCGGCGCCGCGGCCAGTTGGGAAATCGATCTGTTCGGCGGCTTGCGGCGCGATGCCGCGGCCGCGCGCAACGAGGCGCAAGCGGCCGAGGCCGATCAGCTCGGCACACGCGTGACGGTCGCAGCCGATGCCGCTGATGCGTATATGCAGATTCGCGGCTTCCAGGCTCGCCTCGCGGTCGCGCAAGATCAGATCGACACCGATACGCGTCTGCTCGAACTCGTGCGTGTGCGGCGTCGCGCGGGCTCGGCGACCGAACGCGAAATCGCGCAGGCCGACGCGCTGTTGAAGCAGGCCAGAACCATCGTGCCGACGCTGCGTATCCAGCTCGAAGCGCAGCTGAACCGTCTCGACGTGCTGATGGGTGCGCAACCCGGCACCTATGCGAAGGAACTGTCGCAGCCCGGCGAGATTCCCGCTATTCCGTCGATCGACGACAGCAGCCAACCGCTCGACGTGCTGCGCCGCCGGCCCGACGTGATCGCCGCGGAACGGCGGCTTGCCGCTTCGAATGAACGGATCGGCGCCGCGCTGTCGGACTACTACCCGAAGATCTCGATCTCCGGATTGCTAGGCGTCGACAGCATTACGTCAGGCGATCTGTTCACGTCGCGCGCATTCCAGCCTGCGATCACCGGCGGTTTGCGCTGGCGCCTGTTCGACTTCGGCAAGGTCGACGCCGAGGTTGCCGACGCGCGCGGCTCGAATGCGCAAGCGCTCGCGCAGTATCGTCAAACGGTGCTAAAGGCGGCGGAAGACGTCGAAAACGCGTTCACCACGCTCACGCAGACCGAAGCGCGCCGTCATGAACTCGAAGACGAAGTCGCGGCGCTGCAGAAGTCGCGCGATCTTTCCGAACGCGCTTACAAGGCCGGCGCGATCACGCTGACCGATGTGCTCGATGCCGACCGCGAATTGCTGTTCGCGCGCGACGACCTCGACGGCACGCGAGCCGATGCGGCACGCGCTGCCGTGACGACGTTCCGTGCGCTCGGCGGTGGCTGGAAGGTCGATGCGGTGCCACAACTCGCGAGCGGCGACGGCGCTAAAAAGGCCGACCCCGCGCATTGA
- a CDS encoding efflux RND transporter permease subunit encodes MRIAHFFIDRPRFATVVSAFLTLIGLGAMFVLPVAQYPEIVPPTVQVTTTYPGASAETIARTVATPLEQQINGVENMLYMSSQSTGDGKLTVTVTFRIGTDLNVAQMLTQNRVQDALPRLPDDVQRLGVQVRKSTPSILLAVHLDSPDKTRDTLYLSNYATLHVKDELARLQGVGDVQFIGGREYAMRIWVDPDKVAASNLTAGEVLAALRAQNLQVSAGVLNQPPTKTDAAYQINVEALGRLSTPDEFGDIVVKSDPQGRVTRIRDIARVEVGAADYGSTAFMDRNQAATMLIYAEPGANSLAVEEEVLSTMRGLSKDFPPGVEYKIIYDPTIFIGKSVHEVVITIFVAILLVVGVVFVFLQNWRATIIPVVAIPVSLLGSFIVLATFGISLNNLSLFGLVLAVGIVVDDAIVVVENVERNMHAGMSPTEAAHRTMDEVGGALLSIALTLCAVFVPSAFLSGISGLFFRQFAVTIAASTVISCFVSLTLSPALCAVLFKQHAPQGSDVEHRGNFALRLMQAGFTRFNHGFERLSFGYGKLTRRLVRGLTVMLAIYVALIGIAALEFAHTPTGFIPEQDQGYLITVVQLPPGASLERTEKVVRSATDIILSTRGIEHVAPFVGLDATTLTVASNSGTIFSGLPSLYNHEIPGLTADKVLADLRKRLSVIKDAYVLTIPPPPVQGIGNAGGFKMMLEDRAGLGPDALVHAAKDLVAAANKDPDFAGVFTLFNAGSPSVFADIDRVKAEKVGLTPTDVFSTLQVYLGSQYVNDFNYLGRTYEVIVQGDGQYRRDAPDITRLKARNQAGEMVPIGTVAKMETRTIPYRVPRYNLYPAAEVQGVAAPGVATGSALRRMEELAHQVLPQGIGFEWTELAYQQQQRGTPTLLVFGAAALFVFLVLVAQYESWKLPLSIVLIVPMCILASVTGLAIRGMPIDILAQIGFVVLVGLAAKNAILIVEFARQKQDEGDTAVNAAVHAARTRLRPILMTSFAFILGVAPLAFATGAGAEMRQSLGTAVLFGMLGVTGFGLLFTPAFYVFIRKFGRKERT; translated from the coding sequence ATGCGTATTGCCCATTTCTTTATCGACCGCCCGCGCTTTGCGACGGTGGTCAGCGCCTTCCTGACCCTGATCGGCTTAGGCGCAATGTTCGTGTTGCCGGTTGCGCAGTATCCGGAGATCGTTCCGCCTACCGTGCAGGTGACGACGACTTACCCCGGCGCGTCGGCCGAGACGATCGCGCGAACGGTTGCGACACCGCTTGAGCAGCAGATCAACGGTGTCGAAAACATGCTCTATATGAGCAGTCAGTCGACCGGCGACGGCAAGCTGACCGTGACCGTGACGTTTCGCATCGGCACCGATCTGAACGTTGCGCAGATGCTCACGCAGAACCGCGTGCAGGATGCGCTGCCGCGCCTGCCTGACGACGTGCAGCGCCTCGGCGTGCAGGTCAGAAAATCGACGCCGAGCATTCTGCTCGCGGTGCACCTCGATTCGCCCGACAAGACGCGCGACACGCTGTATCTGTCGAACTACGCGACGCTGCACGTGAAGGACGAACTTGCGCGCCTGCAAGGCGTCGGCGACGTGCAGTTTATCGGCGGCCGCGAGTACGCGATGCGTATCTGGGTCGACCCCGACAAGGTCGCCGCGAGCAATCTGACCGCAGGCGAAGTGCTCGCCGCACTGCGCGCGCAAAACCTTCAGGTGTCGGCCGGTGTGCTGAATCAGCCGCCCACGAAGACCGACGCGGCCTACCAGATCAACGTCGAAGCGCTCGGCCGCCTGTCGACGCCCGACGAGTTCGGCGACATCGTCGTCAAGTCGGACCCGCAGGGGCGCGTGACGCGTATCCGCGATATCGCCCGTGTCGAAGTCGGCGCGGCGGACTACGGCTCGACCGCATTCATGGACCGCAACCAGGCGGCCACGATGCTGATCTACGCCGAACCGGGCGCGAATTCGCTCGCGGTCGAGGAAGAAGTGCTGTCGACGATGCGCGGCCTGAGCAAAGACTTCCCGCCCGGCGTCGAGTACAAGATCATCTACGACCCGACGATCTTTATCGGCAAGTCCGTACACGAAGTGGTGATCACGATCTTCGTCGCGATCCTGCTCGTGGTGGGCGTGGTGTTCGTGTTTCTGCAGAACTGGCGCGCGACGATCATTCCGGTGGTCGCGATTCCGGTTTCGTTGCTCGGCTCGTTTATCGTGCTCGCGACGTTCGGCATTTCGCTCAATAACCTCTCGCTATTCGGGCTTGTGCTAGCGGTGGGTATCGTCGTCGACGATGCGATCGTGGTCGTCGAAAACGTCGAGCGCAATATGCACGCGGGCATGTCGCCAACCGAAGCCGCGCACCGCACCATGGATGAAGTGGGCGGCGCGCTGTTGTCGATCGCGCTGACGCTGTGCGCGGTGTTCGTACCGTCCGCCTTCCTGAGCGGCATTTCGGGGCTATTTTTCCGGCAGTTTGCGGTGACGATCGCCGCATCGACGGTGATTTCGTGCTTCGTCTCGCTGACCTTAAGCCCTGCCCTTTGCGCGGTGCTGTTCAAGCAGCATGCTCCGCAGGGAAGCGATGTCGAGCACCGCGGCAACTTTGCTTTGAGGCTGATGCAAGCGGGTTTTACTCGCTTCAATCACGGCTTCGAGAGGCTCTCGTTCGGCTACGGCAAACTCACGCGCCGCCTCGTCCGCGGCCTCACGGTGATGCTCGCGATCTACGTCGCGTTGATCGGCATCGCGGCGCTCGAGTTCGCGCACACGCCGACCGGCTTTATTCCCGAGCAGGACCAGGGCTATCTGATTACGGTCGTGCAATTGCCGCCTGGTGCATCGCTCGAACGCACCGAGAAGGTGGTGCGCAGCGCGACGGACATCATTCTCTCGACGCGCGGGATCGAGCACGTCGCACCGTTCGTTGGCCTCGATGCGACGACGCTGACGGTTGCCTCGAATTCGGGAACGATCTTTTCCGGATTGCCGTCGCTCTATAACCACGAAATCCCGGGCCTGACCGCGGACAAGGTGCTCGCGGATCTGCGCAAGCGCCTGTCGGTCATCAAGGATGCCTATGTGCTGACGATTCCGCCGCCGCCCGTGCAGGGCATCGGCAATGCGGGCGGCTTCAAGATGATGCTCGAAGACCGCGCGGGGCTTGGTCCCGACGCACTCGTGCATGCGGCCAAGGACCTCGTCGCCGCGGCGAACAAGGACCCCGATTTCGCAGGCGTATTCACGCTGTTCAACGCCGGGTCGCCGTCGGTATTCGCCGATATCGACCGCGTGAAGGCCGAAAAAGTCGGCCTTACGCCGACCGACGTGTTCTCCACGTTACAGGTGTATCTCGGCTCGCAGTATGTGAATGACTTCAATTATCTGGGCCGCACGTATGAGGTGATTGTGCAGGGCGACGGCCAGTACCGGCGCGACGCGCCGGACATCACGCGGCTGAAGGCGCGCAACCAGGCGGGCGAAATGGTGCCGATCGGCACGGTCGCGAAGATGGAAACGCGCACGATTCCGTACCGCGTGCCGCGCTACAACCTCTACCCCGCCGCGGAAGTGCAAGGCGTGGCCGCACCGGGTGTCGCAACCGGCTCCGCCTTGCGCCGGATGGAAGAGCTCGCGCATCAGGTGCTGCCGCAAGGCATCGGCTTCGAATGGACCGAACTCGCGTACCAGCAGCAACAGCGCGGCACGCCGACGCTGCTGGTGTTCGGCGCCGCTGCGCTGTTCGTGTTCCTCGTGCTCGTGGCTCAGTACGAAAGCTGGAAACTGCCGCTTTCGATCGTGCTGATCGTGCCGATGTGCATTCTCGCGTCGGTAACGGGCCTTGCGATTCGCGGCATGCCGATCGATATCCTCGCGCAGATCGGCTTCGTCGTGCTGGTCGGCCTGGCGGCAAAGAACGCGATTCTGATCGTCGAGTTCGCGCGGCAGAAGCAGGACGAAGGCGATACCGCGGTGAATGCTGCCGTGCATGCGGCGCGCACTCGCTTGCGGCCGATTCTGATGACGTCGTTTGCGTTTATTCTCGGCGTCGCGCCGCTTGCGTTCGCCACCGGCGCGGGCGCCGAAATGCGCCAGTCGCTGGGCACCGCCGTGCTGTTCGGCATGCTCGGCGTGACCGGATTCGGCCTGCTGTTCACCCCGGCGTTTTATGTCTTTATTCGCAAATTCGGCCGCAAGGAGCGCACGTGA
- a CDS encoding efflux RND transporter periplasmic adaptor subunit, with the protein MDTETELQDGQVKKRDALRTRRRSPVKSWAGVLVVMAVIGGGWWFYQHREANALVANAKPAAPPQVTVSKPLVENLDTRLGFLGQFSAVDQVELRAQVGGTLTGIYFKDGDIVHKGDLLFSIDPVPYEIRLAQAKAQLENATAKRVLADQELRRAQELEHNDAGTVENVQQRTSDLNGAQAAIDDAQAQIRDARFDLDHCRISAPFTGRIGRHLVSIGNLIAGSRAATSPTTLLATIVSLDPIYLDFDMSEADYQTFSHYRSDLRSPLANKVELTSGNGNDSVLTRQGTLDFVDNVLDRSSGTIHARATVANPDLRLTPGEFSRVRLAVARPVPTLLIPDASVLPDQSEHIVLTVAADGTVVPKQVQVGDMRGGLRVIRSGLSADDRVIIDGLPFAAPGAKVATRDSTLRYTAKQD; encoded by the coding sequence GTGGATACGGAAACGGAACTGCAAGACGGTCAAGTCAAAAAGCGCGATGCGCTGCGTACACGCAGGCGATCGCCGGTTAAAAGCTGGGCTGGGGTGCTCGTCGTGATGGCGGTGATCGGCGGCGGCTGGTGGTTTTACCAGCACCGCGAGGCCAACGCGCTGGTTGCCAATGCAAAGCCCGCCGCGCCGCCGCAAGTGACGGTGAGCAAGCCGCTCGTCGAGAACCTCGATACGCGCCTTGGCTTTCTCGGGCAATTCTCAGCGGTCGATCAGGTTGAGTTGCGCGCGCAGGTCGGCGGCACGCTAACGGGTATTTACTTCAAGGACGGCGACATCGTTCACAAGGGCGATCTGCTGTTCTCGATCGACCCGGTGCCGTATGAAATCAGGCTGGCGCAGGCTAAAGCTCAACTCGAGAACGCGACGGCGAAGCGAGTGCTCGCAGACCAGGAGCTGCGCCGCGCCCAGGAACTCGAGCACAACGACGCAGGCACGGTCGAAAACGTGCAGCAACGCACGTCCGACCTGAACGGCGCACAAGCCGCGATCGACGATGCGCAAGCGCAGATTCGCGACGCGCGCTTCGATCTCGACCATTGCCGGATCAGCGCGCCGTTTACGGGCCGCATCGGCCGGCACCTCGTTTCGATCGGCAATCTGATTGCCGGCAGCCGCGCGGCGACGAGCCCGACCACGCTGCTGGCGACGATCGTGTCGCTGGATCCGATCTACCTCGATTTCGACATGAGCGAGGCCGATTACCAGACGTTTTCGCACTATCGCAGCGATCTGAGAAGCCCGCTTGCAAACAAGGTCGAATTGACCTCAGGCAACGGCAACGACAGCGTGCTGACGCGGCAAGGCACGCTCGACTTCGTCGATAACGTGCTCGACCGCTCGAGCGGCACGATCCATGCGCGAGCGACGGTGGCCAACCCGGACCTGCGTCTCACGCCCGGCGAATTCTCACGCGTGCGTCTCGCCGTTGCGCGGCCCGTGCCGACGCTGCTGATTCCCGACGCGTCCGTGTTGCCCGACCAGTCCGAACATATCGTGCTGACGGTCGCCGCCGACGGCACCGTCGTACCGAAACAGGTACAGGTGGGCGATATGCGCGGCGGTCTGCGTGTGATCCGCTCGGGCTTGAGTGCCGACGACCGCGTGATTATCGACGGACTGCCCTTCGCCGCGCCCGGCGCTAAAGTGGCGACGCGTGACAGCACGCTTCGTTATACGGCCAAGCAGGACTGA
- a CDS encoding VOC family protein: MLALEVVSLPVADVDRALAFYTQKVGFRLDVDYHPTPTFRVVQLTPPGSSCSVQLVTADSAARVRNLYLVTTDLAAERAALIERGVAVGEFRHKAPIDTWEGGFSAGLDAQRRDYASFADFEDPDGNTWTLQERGYRAP, encoded by the coding sequence ATGCTCGCTTTGGAAGTCGTTTCGCTGCCGGTTGCCGATGTCGACCGTGCGCTTGCGTTCTATACGCAGAAGGTCGGCTTCAGGCTCGATGTCGACTACCATCCCACGCCCACGTTCCGGGTAGTTCAGCTCACGCCGCCGGGCTCATCGTGTTCGGTGCAACTGGTTACGGCCGATTCCGCCGCGCGCGTGCGTAACCTGTACCTGGTCACGACCGACCTCGCGGCCGAGCGCGCTGCGCTGATCGAGCGCGGCGTAGCGGTCGGCGAGTTCCGTCACAAGGCGCCGATCGATACGTGGGAAGGTGGCTTTAGCGCCGGGCTCGACGCGCAGCGTCGCGACTATGCGAGCTTTGCCGACTTCGAAGACCCGGATGGCAACACATGGACGCTGCAGGAGCGCGGTTACCGCGCGCCCTGA
- a CDS encoding RNA polymerase sigma-70 factor produces the protein MEDSLNVFNQLRPRLQKMAYRMLGSVAEAEDIVQEVWLRWHVASHDTIDNAEAWLVAVTTRMSIDRLREAKIQREHYTGIWLPEPLLTESPVTPEEVKERADDVSVAFLLLLERLTPEARAAFLLREVLDVDYDEVAEVIGKTEAACRQLVSRAKAQLRDERPRYEVSRDTHRRLLQSFTLAIERGDFAGIHALLAEEASLYGDGGGKVSSFPEPMRGGKRIAQLFYASSLRFQSEVRFRLVELNDQWALLRYLDGQLESAMSFETDGNRIVRMLIQRNPDKLSFIAKAHGTPPERFAASHA, from the coding sequence ATGGAAGATAGCCTCAACGTCTTTAACCAGCTTCGCCCGCGCTTGCAGAAAATGGCGTACCGGATGCTCGGGTCGGTCGCCGAAGCCGAAGATATCGTGCAGGAAGTCTGGCTACGCTGGCATGTGGCGTCTCACGACACGATCGACAATGCGGAAGCTTGGCTTGTTGCCGTGACGACGCGCATGTCGATCGATCGCTTGCGCGAGGCGAAAATCCAGCGCGAACACTACACGGGAATCTGGCTGCCCGAACCGCTGCTGACCGAATCGCCGGTGACGCCCGAGGAGGTCAAGGAACGCGCCGACGATGTGTCCGTTGCGTTTCTGTTGCTGCTCGAACGGCTTACCCCGGAGGCACGCGCGGCGTTTCTGCTGCGCGAGGTGCTCGATGTCGACTATGACGAGGTAGCCGAAGTAATCGGCAAGACGGAAGCGGCGTGCCGGCAACTCGTCAGCCGCGCAAAAGCGCAGTTGCGCGATGAGCGGCCGCGTTACGAGGTATCGCGCGACACGCATCGGCGTTTGCTGCAGAGCTTTACGCTCGCCATCGAGCGCGGCGACTTCGCCGGTATTCATGCGCTGCTCGCGGAAGAAGCGAGTCTGTACGGCGATGGCGGTGGCAAGGTGTCGAGCTTTCCGGAGCCGATGCGCGGCGGCAAGCGCATTGCGCAGCTCTTTTATGCGTCGTCACTGCGTTTCCAGAGCGAGGTTCGCTTCAGGCTTGTCGAGCTCAACGATCAGTGGGCGCTGTTGCGTTACCTCGACGGCCAGCTCGAGTCGGCGATGTCGTTCGAAACGGACGGCAACCGGATTGTCCGTATGCTCATTCAGCGCAATCCCGACAAGCTCTCATTTATTGCAAAAGCGCACGGTACGCCGCCCGAGCGCTTTGCTGCCTCCCACGCTTAA
- a CDS encoding carboxymuconolactone decarboxylase family protein has translation MSQRINYIQQSPALFKKFLDFSMQLKDSGIEQATLDFVSLRASQMNGCGFCCDMHTKEARIHGERELRLHHVAIWRESTLFSPRERAALAWTEVLTKLPEHGVPDEIYERVRGQFSEKELSDLTYAVMAINGWNRANVAFRTVPGSSDKTFGLDKANLA, from the coding sequence ATGTCCCAGCGCATCAACTATATTCAACAATCACCCGCTCTATTCAAGAAGTTCCTCGATTTCAGCATGCAGCTGAAGGATAGCGGCATCGAGCAGGCGACTCTCGACTTCGTCTCGCTGCGTGCGTCGCAAATGAATGGCTGCGGCTTTTGCTGCGACATGCACACGAAGGAAGCGCGCATTCACGGTGAGCGCGAGCTGCGACTTCACCATGTCGCGATCTGGCGCGAATCGACGCTCTTTTCGCCGCGTGAGCGCGCCGCGCTTGCATGGACCGAGGTACTGACGAAGCTGCCCGAGCACGGCGTGCCCGACGAGATCTACGAGCGCGTGCGCGGCCAGTTCTCCGAGAAGGAGTTGTCGGATCTGACTTATGCAGTGATGGCGATTAATGGCTGGAACCGCGCGAACGTCGCCTTCAGAACGGTGCCGGGTTCGTCGGACAAGACATTCGGTCTCGACAAGGCGAATCTCGCCTGA
- a CDS encoding cupin domain-containing protein, translating to MFRSKITAMALITLAAWSAGTASAAAPEAIVTPLMTQPLADYPGKEGLMIMVEYPPGSVDPVHRHNAHAFVYVLEGSIVMQLKGGKEVTLKPGQTFYEGPNDVHTVGRNASQTQPAKFIVLLLKDKGAPVLVPEK from the coding sequence ATGTTCCGCTCGAAAATCACTGCGATGGCTTTGATCACCCTCGCCGCATGGTCCGCGGGCACCGCGAGCGCCGCGGCGCCCGAGGCAATCGTCACACCGCTGATGACGCAGCCGCTTGCCGACTATCCGGGCAAGGAGGGGCTCATGATCATGGTCGAATATCCGCCCGGGTCGGTTGACCCGGTGCACCGTCACAACGCGCATGCGTTTGTCTATGTGCTCGAAGGGTCGATCGTGATGCAACTGAAGGGTGGCAAGGAAGTGACGTTGAAGCCTGGCCAGACCTTCTACGAAGGGCCGAACGACGTCCACACTGTGGGACGCAACGCAAGCCAGACGCAGCCTGCGAAATTTATCGTGCTGCTGCTGAAAGACAAAGGCGCGCCAGTGCTCGTACCTGAGAAGTAA
- a CDS encoding LysR family transcriptional regulator codes for MSDYALRRSVSGADDPFASSFATSYAGVVSFLAVADEGSFARAGDRLGIGRSSVSRNVQKLEAQLDTRLFLRTTRSTSLTREGELFYENCRPGVERIVQALDEMRELRSGPPRGQLRICSAPGFGRKIVAPLLRGFHAQFPGITLELLLNDRPSDFTGDRIDVSFRDGRMEDSEIVARQLIPMQMLVCASRDYARVHGLPRSVDELAGHGCINFRTASGRVKEWEFKVDGIAQRRLPVARHTFNDADLMLQSVLDGQGIAQLPAYQVCDLLRDGRLVSCLAQYVPDDGGHYICYLSRKHLPARIRVFVDYMIEHTRRLDLDCLTTMPVQRQTVADACDDGRMIDAA; via the coding sequence ATGTCAGACTACGCCCTCCGCCGATCCGTTAGCGGCGCCGACGATCCGTTTGCCAGCAGTTTCGCAACCAGCTATGCCGGCGTCGTATCTTTTCTTGCCGTTGCCGATGAAGGGAGTTTCGCCCGAGCCGGGGATCGCCTCGGCATCGGGCGCTCATCGGTCAGCCGCAATGTGCAAAAGCTCGAAGCGCAGCTCGATACGCGCCTGTTCCTTCGCACGACGCGCAGCACGTCGCTGACACGCGAGGGCGAGCTGTTCTACGAGAACTGCCGGCCAGGCGTCGAGCGCATCGTGCAGGCGCTCGACGAGATGCGCGAGTTGCGCAGCGGGCCGCCGCGCGGGCAACTGCGTATCTGCTCGGCGCCCGGGTTCGGCCGCAAGATTGTCGCGCCGCTGCTGCGCGGGTTTCACGCGCAATTTCCGGGCATCACGCTCGAGCTGCTGCTTAACGATCGCCCGTCGGACTTCACCGGCGATCGCATCGACGTCTCGTTTCGCGACGGGCGCATGGAAGACAGCGAAATCGTCGCGCGTCAGCTGATACCGATGCAAATGCTTGTATGCGCGTCGCGCGACTATGCGCGCGTGCATGGCTTGCCGCGCAGCGTCGATGAACTGGCCGGGCACGGCTGCATCAACTTCCGGACCGCGTCGGGCCGCGTCAAGGAGTGGGAATTCAAGGTGGACGGGATCGCGCAACGGCGCCTGCCGGTTGCGCGCCATACGTTCAACGACGCCGACCTGATGCTGCAATCGGTGCTTGACGGGCAGGGCATTGCGCAGCTGCCCGCTTATCAGGTGTGCGATCTGCTTCGAGACGGGCGCCTTGTCAGCTGTCTTGCGCAGTATGTGCCGGACGACGGCGGCCACTATATCTGCTACCTGAGCCGCAAGCATCTGCCCGCGAGAATTCGTGTGTTCGTCGACTACATGATCGAGCATACGAGGCGGCTCGATCTCGATTGCCTGACCACGATGCCCGTGCAGCGGCAGACGGTCGCCGATGCTTGCGACGACGGGAGAATGATCGATGCAGCCTAA
- a CDS encoding DUF3331 domain-containing protein, whose product MKRIDPWSHIIKGLRGHPTDIGHAIRKASFASHDFDEPLPCAIANVVSIRRIERQTESTILVSWSDPTLGRYQDQTWRAGFARTAGVCGLTGMPVRRGDPVFRPVVRGGFRPLNAFDMILADTLLRTNVRMADPFA is encoded by the coding sequence ATGAAGCGCATCGACCCGTGGTCGCACATTATTAAAGGATTGCGCGGCCATCCCACCGATATCGGCCACGCGATTCGCAAGGCATCCTTTGCATCGCACGATTTCGACGAGCCGTTGCCGTGCGCCATCGCCAATGTCGTGTCGATCCGCCGTATCGAACGGCAGACTGAATCGACCATACTCGTTTCATGGAGCGATCCGACGCTTGGCCGGTATCAGGACCAAACGTGGCGCGCGGGCTTTGCGCGCACCGCCGGTGTGTGCGGTCTGACCGGCATGCCGGTACGCCGCGGCGACCCGGTGTTCAGGCCTGTCGTACGCGGCGGGTTCCGGCCGTTAAACGCATTCGACATGATTCTGGCCGACACCTTGCTGCGCACGAATGTGCGCATGGCCGATCCGTTTGCTTAG
- a CDS encoding acetaldehyde dehydrogenase (acetylating): MHDQRTSVAIIGSGTIGTDLMCKVIESEVLSLAFVVGRDANSKGLAIAKERHVETSAEGIDFLKENADAFDIVFDATSAYAHAQNNSFFSAAAKFAIDLTPARIGAICVPSINLGDVGQQQNINLITCGGQASLPLVHALRNTTKRIDYIEVVSTIAAASAGLATRENINQYLLTTEHALARFSGAPEVKAILNINPAEPGVSMQTTIYAYASFDDFGAIELEIERAADAVREYVPGFEIVLKPVLDAGRITVSVTVRGSGHYLPQYAGNLDIINCAAIAVAKSRHEHIASKRS, encoded by the coding sequence ATGCATGATCAGCGAACATCGGTTGCCATCATCGGTTCTGGAACGATCGGCACCGATCTGATGTGTAAGGTTATCGAATCGGAAGTCCTTAGCCTTGCGTTTGTCGTTGGGCGCGATGCAAACAGCAAGGGTCTTGCGATTGCCAAAGAGCGTCATGTCGAGACTTCAGCGGAAGGCATCGATTTTCTAAAAGAAAACGCAGACGCTTTCGATATCGTGTTCGACGCAACGTCGGCCTATGCGCACGCACAGAACAACAGCTTCTTCTCAGCCGCGGCCAAGTTCGCGATCGATCTGACGCCGGCCCGCATCGGCGCGATCTGCGTGCCTTCGATCAATCTCGGCGACGTTGGGCAGCAGCAGAACATCAACCTCATTACGTGCGGCGGCCAGGCGAGCTTGCCGCTAGTTCATGCGCTAAGAAATACCACCAAACGCATTGATTACATCGAAGTCGTGTCGACGATTGCGGCCGCTAGCGCCGGCCTCGCCACGCGCGAAAACATCAACCAGTATCTGCTCACCACCGAACATGCGCTGGCGCGCTTTAGCGGCGCGCCGGAGGTCAAGGCGATTCTGAATATCAATCCGGCCGAACCGGGCGTCTCGATGCAAACGACGATTTACGCCTATGCGTCGTTCGACGATTTCGGCGCGATCGAACTCGAGATAGAACGGGCGGCCGATGCGGTTCGCGAATACGTTCCCGGCTTTGAAATCGTGCTGAAGCCCGTGCTCGATGCGGGCAGGATCACCGTCAGCGTGACGGTGCGCGGCAGCGGTCATTATCTGCCGCAATACGCGGGCAATCTCGACATCATCAATTGTGCGGCGATTGCGGTCGCAAAGAGCCGGCACGAACATATCGCGAGCAAAAGATCATGA